The Actinomycetota bacterium genome includes a region encoding these proteins:
- the cysC gene encoding adenylyl-sulfate kinase: MSEQQGFTVWFTGLSGSGKSTIAEMLLHEFQARGLKAEILDGDVVRQNLSKGLGFSKEDRDTNIARIAFVADLLTRNGVATICCPISPYKATRDDARELIGEFVEVYVHATVDEIAANRDPKGLYKKALAGEITGFTGVDDPYEVPENPELVVDTLAESPEDSLQNVLKKLAELGRIDDATVLVEGDRAHSGQTDLRVTDSGNVKKEH; encoded by the coding sequence GTGAGCGAGCAGCAAGGGTTCACCGTCTGGTTCACCGGCCTCTCGGGGTCGGGCAAGTCCACGATCGCCGAGATGCTGCTGCACGAGTTCCAGGCGCGCGGACTGAAGGCGGAGATCCTCGACGGCGATGTCGTTCGTCAGAACCTGTCGAAGGGGCTCGGCTTCTCGAAGGAAGACCGCGACACGAACATCGCGCGGATCGCGTTCGTCGCCGACCTGCTGACCCGCAACGGCGTCGCGACGATCTGCTGCCCGATCTCCCCGTACAAGGCGACACGCGACGACGCGCGCGAGCTGATCGGCGAGTTCGTCGAGGTCTACGTGCACGCGACGGTCGACGAGATCGCGGCCAACCGCGACCCGAAGGGCCTGTACAAGAAGGCGCTGGCCGGCGAGATCACCGGCTTCACCGGGGTGGATGACCCCTACGAGGTCCCCGAGAACCCCGAGCTCGTGGTCGACACGCTCGCCGAGAGCCCCGAGGACTCGCTGCAGAACGTGCTCAAGAAGCTCGCCGAGCTCGGCCGGATCGACGACGCCACCGTGCTCGTGGAGGGCGATCGGGCGCACTCCGGCCAGACCGACCTGCGCGTCACCGACTCGGGGAACGTCAAGAAAGAGCACTGA
- a CDS encoding GuaB3 family IMP dehydrogenase-related protein — MEYEIGIGKTARRAYGFDEVAIVPSRRTRDPDDVDISWQIDAYKFELPMMASAMDAAVSPAAAIEVGKLGGLACLNLEGLWTRYEDPDAVYQEIAELPEEKATRRMQELYAEPIKEDLIGRRIREIKDAGVISCASLTPQRVEAFSKLVLEAELDILVIQGTVVSAEHVSTHTEPLNLKQFIATFDLPVIVGGCASYSTALHLMRTGAVGVLVGVGPGNACTSRGVLGIGVPQATAIADAAAARREHQHETGRYCHVIADGGMRTGGDISKAIACGADAVMIGSPLTRAYEAPGRGYHWGMATFHPTLPRGARVKTNQVASMQEILSGPAHENDGTLNLFEALRTSMATTGYANVKEFQKAELVVAPSIKSEGKTYQTAQNIGMGHKT, encoded by the coding sequence ATGGAGTACGAGATCGGGATCGGCAAGACGGCGCGACGCGCCTACGGGTTCGACGAGGTCGCGATCGTGCCCAGCCGCAGGACCCGCGATCCCGACGACGTCGACATCTCCTGGCAGATCGACGCCTACAAGTTCGAGCTGCCGATGATGGCTTCGGCGATGGACGCCGCCGTCTCGCCGGCCGCCGCGATCGAGGTCGGCAAGCTCGGCGGCCTCGCGTGCCTCAACCTCGAGGGCCTGTGGACCCGCTACGAGGACCCCGACGCGGTCTACCAGGAGATCGCCGAGCTCCCGGAGGAGAAGGCCACGCGGCGGATGCAGGAGCTGTACGCCGAGCCGATCAAGGAGGACCTGATCGGGCGCAGGATCCGGGAGATCAAGGATGCGGGCGTGATCAGCTGCGCGTCGCTGACGCCCCAGCGGGTCGAGGCGTTCTCCAAGCTCGTCCTCGAGGCCGAGCTCGACATCCTCGTGATCCAGGGAACGGTGGTCTCGGCCGAGCACGTGTCGACCCACACAGAGCCGCTGAACCTGAAGCAGTTCATCGCGACGTTCGACCTGCCGGTGATCGTCGGCGGCTGCGCGAGCTATTCCACCGCCCTGCACCTGATGCGGACCGGCGCGGTCGGGGTGCTCGTCGGCGTCGGTCCGGGCAACGCGTGCACCTCGCGCGGCGTGCTCGGGATCGGCGTTCCCCAGGCGACGGCGATCGCCGATGCGGCGGCCGCCCGGCGGGAGCATCAGCACGAGACCGGCCGCTACTGCCACGTGATCGCCGACGGCGGGATGCGCACCGGCGGCGACATCTCGAAGGCGATCGCCTGCGGCGCCGACGCGGTGATGATCGGGTCGCCGCTCACCCGCGCCTACGAGGCGCCCGGTCGCGGGTACCACTGGGGTATGGCGACGTTCCATCCCACCTTGCCGCGCGGCGCTCGAGTGAAGACGAACCAGGTCGCGAGCATGCAGGAGATCCTGTCCGGCCCCGCCCACGAGAACGACGGGACGCTGAACCTGTTCGAGGCCCTGCGCACCTCGATGGCCACGACGGGCTACGCGAACGTCAAGGAGTTCCAGAAGGCCGAGCTCGTCGTCGCTCCCTCGATCAAGAGCGAGGGCAAGACCTATCAGACGGCACAGAACATCGGGATGGGCCACAAGACGTGA